One Pyrobaculum sp. 3827-6 genomic window, TGCCGGCAATCACTAAGCTAATCTCTACCGTCTTGGCATCTCCTCTTTTAAAAACATGGTAAATTGTGGCATACGGCGCCGATGGGGAGAGGTATACAGAGTAGCCCATCGTGTAGGAAGACCCGTCTTGATATGTTTCTCTTATCCACACGTTATGCGTAGCTCCAAACAAAGTTGTAGATGGAATAGTGGAGGCCGCCGTTATCACCACCTCAGCCGCGTAGGTATCTGGAGGAAGCTGAATCGTCCCTCCGACAGACGATGACGCAAAGCACGGATATTTGTAGTACTTGTCGGTTTGTTTTAGTTTAAAAGCGCCCATATAATCGAAGGTTGCCGTAGTCGCGTAGTAGCTATTGTATAGAGGCTCTATCTCTCCGACTGTCGGCGACTGCGGCTGATTGGTTATCCGCCTGCCTGCAGGTTTATGTACTTGTCTTTGTAATATCTTAGCATTTAGCCTAGCGCTAGTTAAGTTATCGGGCGAAGCCGCCGGAATTGTCGTTGCTATGAAGATGTGGTAGGTGTCACGGTCATCGCTTTGCACCAAGGCGTACATCCCCTCCAAATCTGGCATTATTCCTGGCGGTCGTGTGGCGTTTCTACGGGGTAGGTACATGCACAGCTTGGTGCCCGGCTCAAGAGCTGGTGGGAGCACCACAGCGCGGCCAACTGAGGGATTTGTCTTATTCAGCTCGTTTATGTATATAATGGAGACTGCCTTTGCCTCCACGTATAGAGGCGTTGACAGCCATTCTGTGCCGTTCCACCACATGGCACCTAACATATGCGAAGGGTGCCCAGCGAGCCCAAGCGCCGCTACTGAAAGACACACTTCAGATAACTGCTGGGCTTGAAGTAACGTAGCCAACAGTAGCGCCACAACTGGAATGAGTCTTTTCAGCACAAATGAATGTAATGAGATATTTTTAAATTTCCTATTTTAAATTTTCTATATGATACAGCCCATTTCCTATCCTTGGTACCGTATTACAAATTTATATATATGAGTATACCTGGTCTAGGTATTTCTGGAATTCCTGGCTCTTCCTGTTGCGGGGGTATGGGAGGTCGATACGCAGGTCGGCAACCACCTTGGCGGGTCTGGCGCTCAGCACAACAATTCTATTAGCTATGTAGACAGCCTCGTCCACCGCGTGGGTCACCATCACTACCGTGTGGACCGTGGAGAGGTTCTCGTGCCAGATCTTTACCAGCTCAGACCTGAGGCTCTCCGCCGTCAGCGGGTCCAGGGCGGAGAAGGGCTCGTCCAGCAGGAGGACCTCGGGCTCCACCGCCAACGCCCTCGCCAGGGCAACTCTCTGCTGCATCCCGCCGGATAGTTGCTTCGGATACGCCTCCTCGAAGCCGGACAGCCCCACGAAGGAGAGAAACCGCGCCGCGGCCTCCCTAGCCTCCCCCCACCCCATCCCCCTCGCCACGAGGGGGAGAGCCACGTTGTCAAGCGCCGACTTCCACGGAAGTAGGGTGGGAGATTGAAACATGAGCGCTATCTCTCTCCTCGGCCCCCTAACGGGCTCCCCCCTGAACCTGATCTCCCCGGCGTCTGGCCGCTCTAGGCCGGCTATCATCCTCAAGAGGGTAGATTTACCACAGCCAGAGGGCCCCAGCAACGCCACGAATTCGCCCGTCTCGACGTTTAGACTTATTCCGTTGAATACCTCGACCCTCCCGTAGAACTTCTTCACCCTGTCCACCTCTATCAGCGCCATCTCGCCGCCCTCTCGTAAAGCCTTTTCCACAGGTATTTGTTCACCGCCACCACGACGCCGGTCATGACGGCGACGGACGCTAGGAGGATGGGCATATCGCCTCGATCAGCCGCCTTAGCCATGAGGCTTCCCAAGCCGTGCACCCCCGCCAGCGGCTCGGCTACGATGGAGGCGTTCCACGCCCCTCCCCAGGTCGTCAAGAGCCCGGTGATTAGGTACGGCAACGACGCCGGTATGAGGATGTTTAGCAGGTAGGCACGGCCCCCTATTCCGTAGGCCCTCGCAAGATCCTGCGGCACATCTCGCCACGCCGCCACGGTGTTGAGCACAGCGTACACCACAGCCCCCGGCAGGAGTAGCAGAACGGCGAGGGCCTCCCCCCTCACTAAGGCGCCTAGGAGGGGGTATAAAAATACAGCCGGTACGGAGGAAAGCAGAGAGACGC contains:
- a CDS encoding ABC transporter ATP-binding protein → MALIEVDRVKKFYGRVEVFNGISLNVETGEFVALLGPSGCGKSTLLRMIAGLERPDAGEIRFRGEPVRGPRREIALMFQSPTLLPWKSALDNVALPLVARGMGWGEAREAAARFLSFVGLSGFEEAYPKQLSGGMQQRVALARALAVEPEVLLLDEPFSALDPLTAESLRSELVKIWHENLSTVHTVVMVTHAVDEAVYIANRIVVLSARPAKVVADLRIDLPYPRNRKSQEFQKYLDQVYSYI